In Ignavibacteriales bacterium, the genomic stretch GACTAAAAAACCAGAGTAAAACAACAATGATCCTGGGAGCAAAAAATGAAAAAATAAAAAGTATTATAGCCATCTTAACTCCTTTAAGATATTTGGAAGATTATCTTTTACTTTGCACAAAAATAATACAACTTTAATTTGATAGTTTCAATGCTGCATTTTATAGTTTTTATGGAATTTTGAAAACTTAAAAATTTTTTATAACTTTGTAACAGTATTATGAAGACCAAATCAGTAAATATTATTAGTTCTGTTAAACCGATGATTCATCATCATCATTTAAATTTCCCACTTGGTGGTGTCGGTTTGTTTTAAGTAAAGTTCAATACGCAAAATAGAAAGCCCCGACACAAAATCGGGGTTTTTTAGTTTTAAACACTTTGAGGAAAGAAAAATGGAAAATGGAAATCTTAAATTAGCACTTCAGAAAAAAGGCAGGCTTTCGGATAAATCTCTTGAACTTCTTAGACATTGCGGCTTGGATATAGAAACTTATTCGGAAAGATTGATAGTTTCTGCGCGTAACTTTAAAATTGATTTACTTTTCCTCCGCGATGATGATATACCTGAATACGTTCAGGATGGTGTAGCTGATATTGGTATTGTTGGTGAAGATGTTTTATTTGAAAAGCAGGCGGAAGTTATAATTAATGAAAAACTTGGATTTGGAAGATGCCGGTTGATGATTGCAGCACCGAATGATTCCGTTCCGGATTCAATTAAGGCATTGTCCGGAAAAACAATTGCCACATCTTATCCAAACATTTTAAAAAAATATTTAAACGAAAACTTAATTAATGCTAAAGTAATTGAAATCAGTGGATCGGTGGAAATTGCTCCTTCGCTTGGTGTGGCTGACCTGATTTGTGATATTGTTTCCACCGGTACAACCTTAATGATGAATAAACTTAAAAAATCATTTGTTGTTTTTGATTCTGAAGCTGTTTTAATTTCCAATAAAAGTTTAAAAGAAGATGACGAAAAATTCCAAACGCTTAACAATCTTTTAATAAGAATCCGTTCGGTTTTATTAGCCAAAAATTCTAAATACCTGATGATGAATGTACCTAAAGAATCACTTACAGAAATAATTAATGTTATTCCTTCGCTAAAAAGTCCAACTGTACTTAGCTTAGCTGATGGTAATTCTCTGGCGGTTCATGCGGTTATTCCATCGGATCAGTTCTGGAAGATAGTTGGTGACCTGAAAAATGCCGGAGCATCAGGAATTCTTTTATTACCTATTGAGAATATGATAATATGAAAACTTACGAACTTAAAAACCTGAATCCTGAAGAGCGGGAAAAACTACTTAAACGACCGGCAATAAATCTTGATGACACGTTAAGTATTGTTAAACCAATTCTAAGCGACATAAAAGAAAATGGATTGCAAGCTGCATTAAAGTACGCTGAACTTTATGATGGCTTTTCTTCAGACGATATTCTTGTTTCAACTAAAGAATTTGAATCTGCAGAAATTAACCTGGACGAAAAAATTAAAGATGCTATAAAATCAGCGGCACGCAATATTGAATTTTTCCATCGTAATCAAATTCCAAAAGATTATGAAGTTGAAATGATGCCCGGAGTTCGCTGTTCAAGAGAATTCAGAGCAATTCAGAATGTAGGTTTGTACATTCCTGGTGGTAACGCTGTTCTTCCTTCAACAATGCTTATGCTTGGTATTCCAGCAAAGCTTGCTGGTTGCAAAAGAATTGTTGTCTGTTCACCGGCAAAAGATGGTAAAATAAATAATGCTTTACTTTTTGCAGCCAAGTTAATTGGAATAAATGAATTTTATAAACTTGGCGGAGCGCAGGCAATTGGATTGATGGCTTACGGAGATGCCAACTTCAAAAAAGTTGATAAAATATTTGGTCCTGGGAATCAGTACGTAACAGCGGCAAAACTTCTTGTAAGTATTGATTTATCCGGTTGCACAATAGATATGCCCGCTGGTCCAAGTGAAGTTTTAATAATTGCTGATGAAAGTGCAAACCCGGCTTTTATTGCTGCCGATCTGCTTTCGCAGGCAGAGCATGGAAGTGATTCCCAAGTAATTCTCATCAGTAATTCGTCTTTAATTATTCAGCAGGTTCAAGTTGAGATTGCTGAGCAAATAAAAGGTTTATCACGTCAAAAATTTGCTGCTGATTCCCTCAATTCATCTTTCTCCTTACTTGTTGAAAATATTGATGATGCATTTTTGTTTTCAAATGAATATGCTCCTGAGCATTTAATCCTTCATATTAATATGGCGGAAAATTATAAAATGAATGTGATTAATGCCGGCTCAATATTTCTGGGAGAGTACTCACCGGAAAGCGCTGGCGATTATGCTTCAGGAACAAATCACTCATTACCGACTTATGGTTATGCAAAATCAATTAGCGGCGTTTCAGTAGAGAATTTTATGAAATCAATAAGTTTTCAAAAATTAACAAGAAGAGGCTTGAAGGGATTAGCAAATACAGTAGAAACTTTAGCGGAAGTGGAAATGCTTGGTGCGCACAAAAATGCTGTTACAATAAGGATAAAGAAAAATGATTGAAAACTTAGTTAGAGAAAATATCAGGAAGTTGAAACCTTATACTTCAGCGAGAGATCAGTATTCGGAAGGTATCCTGCTTGATGCAAATGAAAATGGATTAGGTACAACAGTTGAAGAATTTGCATTTCTTGAATTAAACAGGTATCCGGATCCCCATCAAAAAGAATTAAAAAAAGCTGTGGGGAATTATTACAATATTCAGAAAGAATCTCTTTTCTTTGGTGTTGGTTCAGATGAAATCATCGATCTTTTGATTAGAATATTTTGTGAACCAACCAAAGACAAAGCAATGATTCTTGATCCAACTTACGGAATGTACAAAGTTGCCTGCGATATAAATAATGTTGAAACCATTTCCATCGATTTGAATCCCGACTTTCAAATTGATTTGGATGCTGTTAAGGCAAACTTTAATTCAACAATTAAAATGTTATTTCTTTGTTCACCAAATAATCCAACTGGAAATCTTTTAAACAGGGAAGACATATTGAAACTATGTTCAATGTTCAATTCAATTGTTGTGGTTGATGAAGCATATATTGACTTTGCAAAAGATAATACGCTAATTCAGGATGTAAAAAATTTTCCTAACCTTGTAATTCTCCGGACTTTTTCTAAAGCCTGGGGCTTGGCAGGGATAAGGCTCGGTTTCTGCATTGCCAATTCGGAAATAATTAATTTCTTGTTTAAAGTGAAAGCACCCTATAACATTAACACGCTTACCCGCTACGCTGTTTTAAAAGCGATTGAAAATAATAAAAAGAAAGACGAATTTGTAATGCGCCTGATTTCTGAAAGAGAAAGAGTTAAATTTGAATTGCAGAAAATATCCGGTATAAATAAAATATTTCATTCTGATGCAAACTATCTTTTATTCACGTGTAAGAATGCAAAACGAATACAGAAAAAATTAGCTGACGAAGGAATAATAATCAGAGACAGAAGCTCTTACCGGATGCTTGAGGATTGCCTGCGTTTATCAATTGGAACAGTAGAAGAGAATAATAAATTTTTGGAAGCAATAAAGAAGTTGTTATGAATAAAGTAACCATTGACAAGAATTTTTTCGATTTCAATTTGCAAGAAGCTTCCGGTTTAATAAGCGGATTGAAGAAACTTGCACAGAAAAATTTTGTAATTGAAGTTAAAGACTTCGAACCGGATGAGTTGATGAAAAAAATTTTATTGAGCGAAGGAATTTCGATTAATCAAAAACTGGAAAAAGAAAGCTCATTCAAAGCAAAATATTTTATAAGCAAAGCTGAGCAAAAACTTAATGATTATAAAACCATCGTTGTTTCCCAACAGTCAGAAATAAAATCCTTTGAGCAGGCAATTGAAAAAATCAACAGTTCGTTAAGAACAGCATCCGTAAATCGTGTTACAAAAGAAACAGATATTAAGATAAAACTTTCGCTTGATGGCGGCGCAAAATCGAAAATAAAAACCGGTGTTGGCTTTTTCGATCATATGCTTGAACAGATAGCCAAGCATGCAAATATCAATTTGAACATAGCTGTTAAAGGTGATCTTGAAGTAGACGAACATCATACAGTTGAGGATGTTGGGATTGCACTCGGTACTGCTTTGAACGAAGCGCTTGGTGATAAGAAAGGAATTAAACGCTATGGTTTTTTTCTTCCAATGGATGAATCGATTGCCAGATGTGCAGTTGATCTTGGTGGAAGAAGCAGTTTGAATTTTAAATGCAAATTTAAACGCGAAAAAGTCGGTGACTTTCCAACAGAATTAACCGAAGAATTTTTCAGAGGATTGGCTTCCGGGCTTAAAGCAAATATTTTTTTGCGAGCAAAAGGTAAAAATGATCATCACAAAATTGAAGCAATGTTTAAAGCATTCGCCAAATCGTTGAACGAAGCTTGCAGAATTGATGAACGAAGTGAAGGAAGTCTTCCATCAACAAAAGGAGTTATATGATTGCGCTGATTGATTACGGAGCGGGAAATACGGCTTCGGTGGCTAATGCACTTAGAACTCTAAAACAGGAATTTATTCTAACCAATAGTGAGGTGGAAATTTGCAAAGCAGATAAAGCAATCTTTCCTGGTGTGGGAGAAGCATCGTATGCTATCAGACAGTTGCATAAATATAATTTGATCAACCTTCTCCGGATAATCAAACGCCCCATCCTTGGTATATGTCTTGGTATGCAGTTGCTGGCAGATTATTCTAAAGAAGGAAATGTTTCTTGTCTCGGAATAATTCCAGGCATAATTGAAAAGTTTGATTCTTCAAAAGTAACAGTTCCACATATGGGTTGGAACGAAGTATTTCAAATCAAAAAAAGTCCGTTGTTCGATGGAATAAAGGATGGAGAATTCTTTTACTTTGCACATTCCTATTTATTTTCTTTAGGTGAAAGTACAACTTCTAAAACAAATCATGGAATCGATTTTTCTGCTTCAGTCGAAAAGGAAAATTACTTCGGTGTGCAGTTTCATCCGGAAAAATCTGGTGATGCAGGATTAAGAGTTCTAAAGAATTTTATTGAATTATGAAGAGCGTGATCTCAAACTTGATCTTAATTGTTCTCTTAATCTTACTCAGCATTTTCTTTTGAAAAAAGAGTAAGAACAAGATTAAGAGTAAAACATAATCTTTCTTTTTTTGTAAGAATAAATAAATATTTTTTAATAACTATGATAGTAATTCCAGCAATAGACATATTTCAAAACAAAATTGTCCGTCTTCGGCAAGGAGAATTTGACAAAATTGAATACTATCCAAATTCGCCATTACACCAGGCAAGGATTTTTGATGAATTCGGATTTGAGTGGTTGCACCTGGTTGATCTTCTTGGTTCAAAATCCGGAGAAATATCTGTTAAAGATTTAATTGGAGAAATAAAATCTGAAACCAATTTAAAGATTGAGTTTGGAGGTGGAGTTAGAAATAGTGAAAATGTTTCTGAACTTTTATCTTTGGGAGTTGATAAAGTAATTATCGGTTCTCTATCTATTCAAAATAAAAATGAGTTTGTAAAGATTACTGAAAAATTTGATGTTGAAAAAATTATTGTTGCCGCAGATGTTAAAAACGAAAAAGTAGTTATAAAAGGTTGGACAGAGCAAACATCTATCTCCATCTTTGATCATATAGAATATTGTAAAGAAATTGGAGTAGTAACTTTTTTGTGTACAGATATATCAACAGATGGAATGTTGACAGGTGCAAACAGAACACTTTATGAGAAAATTCTTAAGAAAGAACCGGGAATTAAATTAATTGCTTCCGGTGGCATTAAAGATTTACAAGATGTAATTGCTGTAAAAAACACAAATATATTTGGCGTTGTAATTGGAAAAGCAATCTATGAAAATAAGATTGATTTGAAGGAGCTGGTAAAAATTGGTAAGTAAAAGAATCATCCCTTGCCTTGATGTTAAAGATGGAATTGTTGTAAAAGGAACAAACTTTGTCAATCTTGTAGAAGCCGGAGATGCAGTTGATTTAGCAAAAAGATATGTTCTGGAAGGTGCAGATGAATTAGTATTCCTGGATATAACTGCTTCGGTGGAGAAAAGAAAAATATTAATTCATCTTGTAGAAGAAGTTGCACGCGCTATTCAAATTCCATTTACAGTTGGTGGTGGCATTACTGATTTATACGATATTGAAAATTTATTAAAAGCCGGCGCTGATAAAGTATCATTAAATTCTTCTATTGTTAAAGATCCTTCGTTAATTTCCAGAGCCGCAAAGCAAGTTGGCAGCCAGGCTGTAGTTGCTGCTATTGATGTTAAATCAGTTAATGGTAAGTATAAAGTATTTGTTAAAGGTGGAAGAGAGGAAACAGAATTGGAAGGTTTTGAATGGTGCTGGCGTGCAGCCGATTTAGGTGCTGGAGAAATTCTTTTAACTTCGATGGATAAAGATGGAACCAAAAGTGGATATGACAATATATTTCTTAAAAAATTGAAAGAGTTGGTAAGCATTCCGGTCATCGCAAGCGGTGGAGCTGGAAGAAAGGAGGATTTCCTGGATACATTTAGAAAAACAGATGTTGATGCATGTCTTGCTGCAAGCCTTTTCCATTTTGATATTTTGAAAATAAGAGATTTGAAAAATTACTTGAATGAAAATAATATTAAAGTCAGATTATAAACAGTGGTGCTTGAAGCGGGATTCCAAACTTCAGTTAACATTTCCACTTTCCAACTCAAAGTATCCGAAAACCAGAATCAAAAAACTTAATAAAAAACTATGATTGAATTAGAACAACTCAATTTTGTAAAATTAAACGGACTAATACCGGCAATAGTAACCGATAATAGAAACGATAAAATTCTAATGCTAGGATTTATGAATAAGGAATCCTTACAAAAAACTATTGAAACAAAACTGGTTACGTTTTACAGCCGAACAAGGAAATCCCTTTGGGTAAAAGGAGAAACCTCTGGAAATTATCTTAGGCTGGTTGATATTAAAGCTGATTGCGATAACGATTCGCTGCTTGTTTCTGCGCTGACAGATGGTCCAACTTGCCACACAGGAGATTATTCTTGTTTTAATTTGGAAAAAACTGAATCGCTTGAATTCCTAACAACTCTTTTTAATTTGATTAAAAAAAGAAAAGTTGATCTTCCCCCAAATTCATATACGACTAAATTGTTTGAGGATGGCGAGAACAGAATCATTCAAAAAGTCGGGGAGGAAGCAATTGAAACGGTTATAGCGGCTAAGAATCACGATAAGAAAGAAATAATAAATGAAGTGTCTGACCTGATCTATCATCTCTTTGTTATGCTTGCAAATCAGGAAATAGAAATTTCTGATATTGTAAAGAATCTGCAGGACCGTCATATTAAATGATATTCAGAATTTGAATTTGGATCCGTTCATTTCCATTATTAACAAAGTATTACATTGTGATAGTGAGGCATCTTTAAAGTTATACAATTTCTTGTCCTCATCCGTAGCCTCCCAATTTTCAAATTCAAATAACTAATCCTTCATTAATGATTTATCTTTCATAAAATTTTTCCTTAATTTTACACAAAAATTTTACTGATTTTTCTTTTCAAAGGGCAATTCCATTGTTATTGATTGAAATTCTACCAAATAAATGCGATTACTGTGGCTGCTGTGTTGGCATTTGTCCGGAAGATGCCATTGAGCTGCAGGAATCTTCAATAAAAATAATTGAAGAGTTATGTACAAATTGTTCTAAATGCGTTTGGAGTTGCCCAATTGAAGTTTTAGTATTTAATAAAGAGAAAGCGAGCGGAATTAAAAGTGGATCCTAATTATGATGTAATTGTAGTTGGTGCTGGACCTGCGGGATCAGTAGCCGCAAGAGCAGCAGCCGAAAAAGGTTTATCCGTGTTAATGCTTGAGAAAGACAGAGATGTTGGTTATCCTGTGCGCTGTGGTGAAGCTGTTAGAAAAGATGGTATTGAAGAATTTATTGAGACCGATAAAAAATGGATTGCTGCGGAAGTAAATAAATTTTCCTTTAATCCACCCAGTGGAAAAGAAGTTGTTATTGAATTTAAAGAAAGCGGTTATATTCTTGAGCGAAGGATTTTTGATTATGAATTAGCAAAATTAGCTTCCCGAGCCGGTGCTGAAATTCTTACCAAAGCATATGTTAATGATTTAATTTTTAGTGATGGAAAAGTTTCCGGTGTAAAGTTCGAACATCTTGGAGAATTGAAAACCGCAACTGCAAAAATAATAATTGCTGCTGATGGAGTTGAATCGCGTGTTGGAAGATGGGCGGGAATAAAAACTTTTATTGATTTCCGCGATATGGAATCGTGCGTTCAGGTTACTGCATCAAATATTAAAGTTAATAAGGATACTTGTTATTTTTATTTTGGAAGCCAATTTGCTCCACACGGTTATTTGTGGGTTTTTCCAAAAGGAAATGATATTGCCAATATTGGAGTTGGAGTAAATGGAGCCGTTGGTAAAAAGAAATCAGCACTATCTTTTCTAAATGATTTTTTGGAATCCAGATATCCTACTGCTTCAATACTAACAACAGTAGCTGGTGGTGTTCCTTGTTCTGGTACGTTAGAAAAAATTTCTGCACCTGGAATATTGTTGGCTGGTGATGCGGCTCGACAGGTAAATCCACTTACCGGTGGTGGTATTGTTAGTGGAATGGTTGGAGGAAAACTTGCCGGAAATATTGCTGCTGCAGCAATATTAAAAAATAATCTTGATCATATTCTTAGTTATGATGCAGCCTGGCAGGAAAAACTTGGTAAGAAACATAAAATCTATAATAAGCTTAAAGAAGGTATCTACAATTTTTCTGATGAGAAGTTTGAAAGTATAGCAAAATCTTTTATAAAGGTACCGGTTGAAAAAAGAACAATTGGAAGTATTTTTAGAGCTGCTCTTTTTGATCAGCCTTCTTTGTTAATTGATGTTGCAAAGGTGTTTATTTAGTAATGAAAAAAATTATTTTAGAACTGCTTAAAAGGAATTTTGATTTTATAAAAGATAATTGGGTTAACTCACTTCTTAAAATGTTCGATCAGAAATTAGCAGAAACCCAATTATCAATCTTCGTTGAAAGCACCATCCAGGCAATTATTAATATTGTAGAAAAGTCAGATTATTCATCCGCCGATAATAATATAATTGACATTTATAATCTTTTTGAAAAAACCAATTTTAACCTGCTGGAAGTAAGCCAGCTTTTTAATAATGGAAGATTATCAATCTTACACATAGTATCTAAAGAAAAAAATCCAAACTTCGATTCGATGCTTATAGTTGAGTACATTGATGAAATTATAGATCAGCTTTTTGCTCGTTACAGTATGCTTCGGCAGGAAGTTCAAATGAAAGAACTTTCCTTAGACAGAGATCGTCTTGCCCTCAAATTAGAGATTAACCAGCAGTATTTAAAAAATATTTTGCATACATCAGATGCGGCTATTATGGTTGTTGATCAAAATGAAAAATTTATTGCGTGGAGTAAAGGTGCTGAAAAAATATTTGGGTACACTGAAGATGAAGTTATTGGACAGCTATCCTCTCTACTATTACCTGATGAAGAAAAGTATGAAAAAGAGTTAAGTAAAATAATTGATGATGTATTGAAAAACGGGTATTCTAAAATTTCTGAAACTGAAAGGAAGACAAAGTTTGGTAAGATAATTCCAGTTGATTTGAATGTAACTAAATTGCCGACTAAAAATGGTGAGTACATTGGTAGAACAGTTATAATAAAAGATTTTACTGAAGTAAAAAAATTAAAACAGCAAATTGATCAGTCAGAAAAATTAGCAGTTATTGGTCAGTTAGCGGCTGGGGTAGCACACGAAATTGGAAATCCACTTACTTCAATATCATCAATTGTGCAATTGCTGCAAAGAAGAGCTAATGATGATTTCGTAAGCGAACAGTTAGCCAGCATCCGCTCAAACATTGATAGGATTTCCAAAATTGTACGAGAGCTTGTTGATTTTTCACGCCCACCTGGACAGGAAAGACTAATGATTCAGGTTACTGATATTATAAAAACTGCAATCGGAATAGTGAAATATGACAAGCGTGTAAAAAAGGTTCAGTTTGAAACCACACTGGATCCGAATCTTCCCAAAATAAATATTATTCCGGATCAAGTACTGCAGGTTTTTATAAATATTCTGATCAATGCTTTA encodes the following:
- the hisG gene encoding ATP phosphoribosyltransferase, producing the protein MENGNLKLALQKKGRLSDKSLELLRHCGLDIETYSERLIVSARNFKIDLLFLRDDDIPEYVQDGVADIGIVGEDVLFEKQAEVIINEKLGFGRCRLMIAAPNDSVPDSIKALSGKTIATSYPNILKKYLNENLINAKVIEISGSVEIAPSLGVADLICDIVSTGTTLMMNKLKKSFVVFDSEAVLISNKSLKEDDEKFQTLNNLLIRIRSVLLAKNSKYLMMNVPKESLTEIINVIPSLKSPTVLSLADGNSLAVHAVIPSDQFWKIVGDLKNAGASGILLLPIENMII
- the hisD gene encoding histidinol dehydrogenase; the encoded protein is MKTYELKNLNPEEREKLLKRPAINLDDTLSIVKPILSDIKENGLQAALKYAELYDGFSSDDILVSTKEFESAEINLDEKIKDAIKSAARNIEFFHRNQIPKDYEVEMMPGVRCSREFRAIQNVGLYIPGGNAVLPSTMLMLGIPAKLAGCKRIVVCSPAKDGKINNALLFAAKLIGINEFYKLGGAQAIGLMAYGDANFKKVDKIFGPGNQYVTAAKLLVSIDLSGCTIDMPAGPSEVLIIADESANPAFIAADLLSQAEHGSDSQVILISNSSLIIQQVQVEIAEQIKGLSRQKFAADSLNSSFSLLVENIDDAFLFSNEYAPEHLILHINMAENYKMNVINAGSIFLGEYSPESAGDYASGTNHSLPTYGYAKSISGVSVENFMKSISFQKLTRRGLKGLANTVETLAEVEMLGAHKNAVTIRIKKND
- the hisC gene encoding histidinol-phosphate transaminase; its protein translation is MIENLVRENIRKLKPYTSARDQYSEGILLDANENGLGTTVEEFAFLELNRYPDPHQKELKKAVGNYYNIQKESLFFGVGSDEIIDLLIRIFCEPTKDKAMILDPTYGMYKVACDINNVETISIDLNPDFQIDLDAVKANFNSTIKMLFLCSPNNPTGNLLNREDILKLCSMFNSIVVVDEAYIDFAKDNTLIQDVKNFPNLVILRTFSKAWGLAGIRLGFCIANSEIINFLFKVKAPYNINTLTRYAVLKAIENNKKKDEFVMRLISERERVKFELQKISGINKIFHSDANYLLFTCKNAKRIQKKLADEGIIIRDRSSYRMLEDCLRLSIGTVEENNKFLEAIKKLL
- the hisB gene encoding imidazoleglycerol-phosphate dehydratase HisB, with amino-acid sequence MNSSLRTASVNRVTKETDIKIKLSLDGGAKSKIKTGVGFFDHMLEQIAKHANINLNIAVKGDLEVDEHHTVEDVGIALGTALNEALGDKKGIKRYGFFLPMDESIARCAVDLGGRSSLNFKCKFKREKVGDFPTELTEEFFRGLASGLKANIFLRAKGKNDHHKIEAMFKAFAKSLNEACRIDERSEGSLPSTKGVI
- the hisH gene encoding imidazole glycerol phosphate synthase subunit HisH; its protein translation is MIALIDYGAGNTASVANALRTLKQEFILTNSEVEICKADKAIFPGVGEASYAIRQLHKYNLINLLRIIKRPILGICLGMQLLADYSKEGNVSCLGIIPGIIEKFDSSKVTVPHMGWNEVFQIKKSPLFDGIKDGEFFYFAHSYLFSLGESTTSKTNHGIDFSASVEKENYFGVQFHPEKSGDAGLRVLKNFIEL
- the hisA gene encoding 1-(5-phosphoribosyl)-5-[(5-phosphoribosylamino)methylideneamino]imidazole-4-carboxamide isomerase; the encoded protein is MIVIPAIDIFQNKIVRLRQGEFDKIEYYPNSPLHQARIFDEFGFEWLHLVDLLGSKSGEISVKDLIGEIKSETNLKIEFGGGVRNSENVSELLSLGVDKVIIGSLSIQNKNEFVKITEKFDVEKIIVAADVKNEKVVIKGWTEQTSISIFDHIEYCKEIGVVTFLCTDISTDGMLTGANRTLYEKILKKEPGIKLIASGGIKDLQDVIAVKNTNIFGVVIGKAIYENKIDLKELVKIGK
- the hisF gene encoding imidazole glycerol phosphate synthase subunit HisF, with translation MVSKRIIPCLDVKDGIVVKGTNFVNLVEAGDAVDLAKRYVLEGADELVFLDITASVEKRKILIHLVEEVARAIQIPFTVGGGITDLYDIENLLKAGADKVSLNSSIVKDPSLISRAAKQVGSQAVVAAIDVKSVNGKYKVFVKGGREETELEGFEWCWRAADLGAGEILLTSMDKDGTKSGYDNIFLKKLKELVSIPVIASGGAGRKEDFLDTFRKTDVDACLAASLFHFDILKIRDLKNYLNENNIKVRL
- the hisIE gene encoding bifunctional phosphoribosyl-AMP cyclohydrolase/phosphoribosyl-ATP diphosphatase HisIE produces the protein MIELEQLNFVKLNGLIPAIVTDNRNDKILMLGFMNKESLQKTIETKLVTFYSRTRKSLWVKGETSGNYLRLVDIKADCDNDSLLVSALTDGPTCHTGDYSCFNLEKTESLEFLTTLFNLIKKRKVDLPPNSYTTKLFEDGENRIIQKVGEEAIETVIAAKNHDKKEIINEVSDLIYHLFVMLANQEIEISDIVKNLQDRHIK
- a CDS encoding 4Fe-4S binding protein gives rise to the protein MLLIEILPNKCDYCGCCVGICPEDAIELQESSIKIIEELCTNCSKCVWSCPIEVLVFNKEKASGIKSGS
- a CDS encoding NAD(P)/FAD-dependent oxidoreductase — protein: MDPNYDVIVVGAGPAGSVAARAAAEKGLSVLMLEKDRDVGYPVRCGEAVRKDGIEEFIETDKKWIAAEVNKFSFNPPSGKEVVIEFKESGYILERRIFDYELAKLASRAGAEILTKAYVNDLIFSDGKVSGVKFEHLGELKTATAKIIIAADGVESRVGRWAGIKTFIDFRDMESCVQVTASNIKVNKDTCYFYFGSQFAPHGYLWVFPKGNDIANIGVGVNGAVGKKKSALSFLNDFLESRYPTASILTTVAGGVPCSGTLEKISAPGILLAGDAARQVNPLTGGGIVSGMVGGKLAGNIAAAAILKNNLDHILSYDAAWQEKLGKKHKIYNKLKEGIYNFSDEKFESIAKSFIKVPVEKRTIGSIFRAALFDQPSLLIDVAKVFI
- a CDS encoding PAS domain S-box protein, which gives rise to MKKIILELLKRNFDFIKDNWVNSLLKMFDQKLAETQLSIFVESTIQAIINIVEKSDYSSADNNIIDIYNLFEKTNFNLLEVSQLFNNGRLSILHIVSKEKNPNFDSMLIVEYIDEIIDQLFARYSMLRQEVQMKELSLDRDRLALKLEINQQYLKNILHTSDAAIMVVDQNEKFIAWSKGAEKIFGYTEDEVIGQLSSLLLPDEEKYEKELSKIIDDVLKNGYSKISETERKTKFGKIIPVDLNVTKLPTKNGEYIGRTVIIKDFTEVKKLKQQIDQSEKLAVIGQLAAGVAHEIGNPLTSISSIVQLLQRRANDDFVSEQLASIRSNIDRISKIVRELVDFSRPPGQERLMIQVTDIIKTAIGIVKYDKRVKKVQFETTLDPNLPKINIIPDQVLQVFINILINALDAVDGNGRIDVNSSHDKENVFIKIQDDGCGMDKETMSKIFDPFFTTKEVGKGTGLGLSVSYGIIRKFKGDILVQSESKKGSCFIVKLPINQTVL